In Mercenaria mercenaria strain notata chromosome 14, MADL_Memer_1, whole genome shotgun sequence, the following are encoded in one genomic region:
- the LOC128548244 gene encoding uncharacterized protein LOC128548244, with protein MGTHITGVLSHGHNLFMNYVDLLEYPHDPNLTINILLKSLLKIVKTKGSLPPILFLQADNCRRENKNKYVFAFLELLVRQRIFREVYFSVLIVGHTHEDIDAAFSKISRSLKKKSAETLPDLLQCIPNVERVGEAYDVKSWLGENICDVKGTSEPLHYKFVASGNNVKVFYKGLQHTFWKQLNGRGTFLRKVPSGNPKLLKPDYSKFDLNIEKLKKLVSSVEGLFSDKEKFNWWADFIPNVKTYALQNTPKREWINVLPKQPLFPKSRSSLSLLDPYLKKVLEKESAEPELTCEKATLKVLKSKKRKLQKTVKVRKGSVKSAGAQVKRKQHNQKQKQGKPKNKNHGKFQKSNKRSEVKQRQQNRMMIIPIVDDIKKHIWLIIFFYLVDLFISFTALFLFLFHLLYFITTVDAIVQQVNVLWEVLLRQHIGCQFVHRNSARFVIA; from the exons ATGGGCACTCATATCACAGGAGTATTGAGCCATGGCCATAACTTATTTATGAACTATGTGGACCTGCTAGAATACCCACACGACCCAAACCTTACAATAAATATACTACTGAAATCCTTGCTAAAAATAGTAAAGACTAAG gGTAGCCTACCGCCAATCTTGTTTTTACAAGCTGACAACTGCCgaagagaaaacaaaaataaatatgtttttgcaTTCTTAGAATTGTTGGTCCGTCAGAGAATTTTTCGAGAG GTGTATTTCTCGGTCCTCATTGTTGGCCATACTCATGAGGACATAGACGCAGCGTTCAGCAAAATTTCAAGATCACTGAAAAAGAAATCAGCAGAAACATTACCAGATTTACTTCAGTGTATACCAAATGTAGAGAGAGTTGGTGAAGCTTATGATGTTAAAAGTTGGCTTGGAGAAAACATTTGTGATGTTAAAGGAACCAGTGAACCTCTGCATTACAAGTTTGTTGCCAGTGGTAATAATGTCAAGGTTTTTTATAAAGGTCTTCAACACACATTCTGGAAACAATTAAATGGAAGAGGAACATTTTTACGAAAAGTGCCTAGTGGAAATCCCAAACTTCTGAAGCCAGACTATTCAAAGTTTGACCTCaatatagaaaaattaaaaaaactagtGTCTTCAGTAGAGGGACTTTTCTCAGACAAAGAAAAGTTTAATTGGTGGGCTGACTTTATCCCAAATGTGAAAACATATGCTTTACAAAATACACCCAAACGAGAATGGATAAATGTCCTTCCAAAGCAGCCTCTTTTTCCCAAATCCAGGAGTTCTCTGTCTCTGCTTGATCCATATTTGAAAAAGGTACTGGAAAAAGAATCTGCAGAACCTGAG CTAACTTGTGAAAAGGCAACATTGAAAGTTTTGaagtctaaaaaaagaaaactgcaGAAGACGGTGAAAGTCCGGAAAGGCAGTGTTAAGTCAGCAGGAG cacaggttaaaagaaaacaacataatcAGAAACAGAAACAAGGGAAGCCGAAGAACAAAAATCATGGAAAATTTCAGAAGTCTAACAAAAGATCAGAAG TGAAACAGAGACAACAGAATAGAATGATGATCATTCCTATTGTAGATGATATCAAGAAGCATATCTGGTTGATAATCTTCTTTTATCTTGTAGACTTGTTTATTTCTTTCACtgctttgtttctgtttttatttcacttgctttattttattacaaCTGTTGATGCAATTGTACAACAAGTAAATGTTCTATGGGAAGTTCTGCTGAGGCAACACATAGGGTGTCAGTTTGTACATAGAAATTCTGCACGATTTGTGATAGCATAA